AAATGCTTTTGTACAGGACAAGCTTTTTGCAACACTGGATCTTTCTACCCGTAAACTGATCCTGCCGCCGAGTCAGGAAATATTGCTCACCGACACAGTCGGGTTTATTCGTCGCTTGCCGCATCATTTGGTGGCGGCGTTTCGCGGAACCTTGGAAGAGGTTGTCTCCGCTGATCTCTTACTGCATATCCTTGATTGTTCACATTTTGACTGGGAAGGGCACCTTCGAGTGGTCAACAGCGTGCTCGAAGACCTCAAGGCCCGGGATAAACCCGTTATCTTGGTTTTCAATAAAATTGATTTAGTGAGCCGTGCCATGCACCACCGTTTGCGGTACCAATTCCCCGGCTGTGTTTTAGTTTCAGCTTTGAGAAAGGACGGGATCCAGGATTTATTAGAAGCACTCAAAGTGCAACTGGCCGAGACCTGGCAAGAAATCATCCTGAGAATTCCTTATAACCAGTCCGATATTCTTTCGTTGATTAAACGCCGGGGCCGGATCATCAAAGAAATTTATGGACCCAAAATTATCACCTTGCAAGCGGAGCTGCCACCCCAAATCATTGGTCTCGTCAAGCAGTGGAAAAAGGAAATGAAACTCGCCGGGAAATAAAATTTTTATCTATCGTGCCAACGCGAACACAATGAGCAGCTTGCCCGGCGTATGCGGGGGCGAATGCCGGGTGCCGGGTGAGCCATTGCTGAAGCGAGTCAATACCGCCAAAGGTGGATATTTGTATAAAAATATCCAGCCAGTCCTGAAAAAGTTAACTGACAGATAATTTTTTGAGGAAGCTTGATCAGGTCATTTTTCGGATGGATTCCTGGAGGGAGTCGGAGGCGGTGGAGATTTCCTGAATACTGTCGGTGACCGAGACCATGGAATTGTTGAGTTCTTCCATACTGGCGGCGATTTCTTCCAGTGCGGAGGCATTATCTTCGGCGAACACGATTACTTCCCGCATGTTGCCCTGGACTTCGTCTGTTCGTTCCAATTGCGAACTGGACAGGGTGGACATGGATGCCACGCGCTGTTCCAGGTTGCTGACGGATTTTACGATGATGGCCAGTGATTTTTCAGATTCAGTCATGGATTCCCGGCCGGATATTACATGTTTGGCACCGTCGGTCATGGACGTGACCGCAGACCGGTTCTCATGCTGGATGCGTTGCACCAGAGAGCCGATTTGTTTGGTGGCATCCCCGGATTCTTCGGCCAGCTTTTTGATCTCGTCCGCCACCACAGCAAAGCCCCGGCCCGCATCGCCGGCCCGGGCCGCCTCGATCGCTGCGTTTAGCGCCAGCAGGTTGGTTTGCTCGGAGATCTGCGTGATCACTTCAAGCATCTGGTCAATTTCCTGAATCGTGCCGCTGAGCTCTTCTACTTGGCGGACGTTTTGATCGAAGATATTGAAAAGGAGGTTGATTTTTTCGATGGCGGACTGAATGATCCGGCTGCTATCTTCGGCGGTAGAATGCGTGAGTCGGGCCAGATTGCTGGCCTCATCCAGGGAGGTAAGGAATTTTTTCAGGGAAGCGGCTTGGTCTTGGATGGTTTTGGCCGAATTGACCGTATGTTCCCGCTGCTGCTCGGCATTGGTGGCAACAGAGGAGATATTGCTGGTGACCTCCTGGGTTGCGGCGCTGATTTCTTCAGCCAGGGATGACAAGTGTTCAGAGATTCGCTGCAGGGTCTCGGTCAGG
This sequence is a window from bacterium. Protein-coding genes within it:
- a CDS encoding methyl-accepting chemotaxis protein yields the protein MMGEKTIFSKTKVLGLSILNKYLIVTVALLVAAILALTLSFSFNIQKIIHTENIIRLKTLSSNLATNCKEMLVSWDYPLLKEVCTDVLKQEDIIYITIYDDRGRIIGDSDYSRVSREEPEIFNEITQFDYSQPVPYTKTVEDSFYINKTKREDKDVIEARRKLLINGRLIGAMVLGASQERSNKIIHTATLQIFIISIGILVLGVIAAFFFTRTLTRPIKLLQAGAQKIGAGDLTHTINVNTRDEIGLLASTFNNMSHFLESIQTAIFRTKSLTETLQRISEHLSSLAEEISAATQEVTSNISSVATNAEQQREHTVNSAKTIQDQAASLKKFLTSLDEASNLARLTHSTAEDSSRIIQSAIEKINLLFNIFDQNVRQVEELSGTIQEIDQMLEVITQISEQTNLLALNAAIEAARAGDAGRGFAVVADEIKKLAEESGDATKQIGSLVQRIQHENRSAVTSMTDGAKHVISGRESMTESEKSLAIIVKSVSNLEQRVASMSTLSSSQLERTDEVQGNMREVIVFAEDNASALEEIAASMEELNNSMVSVTDSIQEISTASDSLQESIRKMT